The Cloacibacterium caeni region AACTATACAGAACAGCTTTTCCAATATCTCGTTCAATAATCAGTGATTATTTTTGATTTTAGAAAAATAGATGTTCTTGCAGTGTAGTTATAAGATTATGGTTCTATAAAATAGTAAAGAATTAAAGTGTTCCCCCTTTTGTTCCCCCTTTAAAATAAAAAACGCTGAAAATCAAATGATTAACAGCGTTTTTTGTACCCCAGACGGGACTTGAACCCGTACGTCCTTGCGGACACAGGATTTTAAGTCCTGCGTGTCTACCAGTTCCACCACCAGGGCAAAATGGAGAGCGAAAAACGGGATTCGAACCCGCGACCCCAACCTTGGCAAGGTTGTGCTCTACCAGCTGAGCTATTTTCGCATTTCTATTTCGTGTGCGGATGAAGGGACTCGAACCCCCACGCCTCTCGGCACCAGATCCTAAGTCTGGCGTGGCTACCAATTACACCACATCCGCTAGTATTTAAAGAACTTTGTTCGTTTTTTGTGAGTGCAAATATAGAAACTTTTTCCTAATGTTCACAACTTTTTTTTGAAAATTTTTATTTTTTTAAAAAAAAACTTAGAAATTAGATTTTTCTTTCTCTTTTTATTACTTTTACAACTTTAAGATTAATAGATATGGAATTACAAGGAACGGTTAAGAAAATATTTGATACCCAGACTTTTGCAAGTGGTTTTCAAAAAAGAGAAATGGTTTTATTGACTCAGGAACAATATCCTCAGCCTATTTCAATAGAATTTTTATCAGATAAAATTAATTTATTAGATAATGTTTCTGAAGGCGAAACTGTAAAATTAGGAATCAATATTAGAGGTAGAGAGTGGACTAACCCACAAGGTGAAGTAAAATATTTCAACTCTATTACGGCTTGGAGATTAGAAAAAGTAGCAGATAACGGTGCACAACCTACTTATGCTGCTCCATCTGCAACGGCTACTCCAGCTACAACAAACGAAAATCCTTTCGCAGACGAAGGTGATGACGATTTACCTTTCTAAAACAATAGAAATTTTATACATTTGAAATCCTACTTTAACAAGTGGGATTTCGTTTTTAAAATAAGATATGTTTCTACTAGATTCCGAAGAAATTGCTTTTCCAGACCCTGCTTTGTATGATTTTGACGGAGGATTATTGGCAATGGGCGGAGATTTATCTCCAGAAAGAATCTGGTTTGCTTATCAGAACGGGATTTTTCCGTGGTTTAATCCTGAAGATGATATTTTGTGGTGGTGTCCCGATCCTAGATTCGTATTATTTCCAGAAGATTTGAAAATTTCTAAATCCATGAAGAAAATTCTGCGAGAAGGAAAATTTACTTTTACCGAAAACAAATGTTTCGAAGAAGTGATGAAAAACTGCCAAGCCGCAGAAAGAAAAGGACAAGACGGAACATGGATTACCGATGAAATGATAAAAGCTTATAGCAATCTGCATCGTTTTGGGAAAGCCAAAAGCATAGAAGTTTGGGAAAATGATGAATTGGTGGGAGGTTTATATGGAGTAGATTTAGGTCATGTCTTCTGTGGAGAAAGTATGTTTGCCAAAGTGAGCAATGCAAGTAAAGCGGGTTTTATTTATTTTGTAGAAAAATACAAAAATCAGTATGAGCTGATTGATTGCCAAGTTCACACAGAACATTTAGCTTCTTTAGGTGCTAAAGAAATTCCTAAAAGGGAGTTTCTAAAAATTTTAAAACAAAATTTCTCAGACGAGAACGTAAAATGATAAAGAAATTGCGCCCCGAGTTGAGCGGAGCTCTTTTTAAAATTAACAAATTTTAAAAAAGCGAGAGCGGAACGAGGAAATTGGCGCCCAAAAAATAAAAAAAATATGAACCCTGAAAAAGAAAAATGGATTTTATTAATATTGCTCTCTTTGATTTGGGGCTCTTCTTTTATTTTGATAAAAAAATCGCTGGAACACTTTAATCCATATCAAGTAGGAGCGCTTAGAGTTCTTATTTCTGGGGTTTTACTCTCGCCGATTGCTTTATTGAACATCAAAAAATTTCCTAAATCACATCTAAAATGGCTCATTATTGCAGCACTTTGTGGAAATTTTATTCCTATGTTCTTATTTCCTATTGCGGAAACCAAAGTCAGCAGCAGTATTGCAGGAATTATCAATTCTACGATGCCGCTTTTTGTGATTATCGTAGGTGCAGCATTTTGGAAAACCAAAACCACTCCTCGACAAATTTTGGGAATTGTCATCAGTTTTTTTGGAGTGATTTTATTGATGAATTCGGGACATGATAATAATACAGAACTCTTATTTTACATAGGATTATTGCTTTTTGCTGCTTTCTTGTACGCTGTAAGCGTGACTACAGTTGGCGCAAAACTCACGCATATTCCCGCGAAACTCTTGTCCTCATTTGTCTTTTTCTACGTCTTGTTTTTACCGTCTTTATTGGCTTTATATTTCTCAAATTTCTTCCACGAGTTTTCTTTTACAAGAGAAAACATGATAGGATTAGGATTTGTAGCGACTTTATCCATCTTCGGAACTGGATTGGCTATGATGTTACAATATCGATTAATGAGTGTTTCTAATCCGCTATTTGCGTCTACCGTAACTTTATTAATGCCAATTGTAGCGGTAGCTTGGGGAATAATAGACGGAGAAAGTTTTACTTTTTTACAAGGAATAGGCGGTGCAATTATTCTGGGAGGATTAATTTTTCTAAGAAAGAAAAAAAGCTAGCATTTTTACATAAAAAAACTGCATAACCCCTTAGGAAGCAATGCAGTTTGAAATAAATCTAATAAAAAGTAAAAATGAAAGGTGACAAAGATAAAATTTTTTTTCAATAAAATTCAAAAATGTTTGAAAATTTTTTATGATTTCCGTCATTTAGCTGATTGATAAGAATTAATTACCTTTGCAACATGTTAATTTCTGAATACATATCCAAAGATTTTCCCGCTTTTGAAGTTGATTCATCTGCAGAAGAAGCATTAGAAATAGCCTCAGAATTTGGTTTCACCCATGTTTTTGTGCAAAAAAACAATCTTTTTTTGGGAGGAATCTGCAAAGAATTTTTGGAAGAAAATCCAGATAAAAATTTAGAAGAACTCCTTATTCACATCGAACGTTTTGCCATTTTAGAAGGCGGAACCGTATTAGATACTGTAAAATTATTCTATACTTTTAATGCTAATATTATTCCTATTATCAATAAAAATGAAGAATATCTAGGATACATTGCTTACGATGATGTTTTTAATGAACTGTCGAAATATCCTTTATTTTCTGAAAACGGAGCGGTTTTAACGGTAGAAACCAACTTAAAATCGTTTTCGATGACCGAAATTGCCAAAATTGTAGAAAGCAACAATTCTAAATTTTACGGAGCGTTCATCAGTCATGTAAATGATGATGTAATACAAGTTACCATGAAAATTAATCATGATAATTTAAGCTCCATAGACGAAACCTTCGACCGATTTGGTTATCACGTAGTTCATAAATTTTATAACGACGAAAAAGAAGAACTCATCAAAGACCGATATCAATATTTTCAAAAATATTTAGAATTTTAATGTATTTTTGAGTTTATAAAAAGATTTATTTTGAAAGCTGCCATTTATTCACAGAAAAAAGACTTAGATACATTTTTATACTTAAGTAAGTTTATATCAGAACTTAACAAAAGAGGTGTAAAAGCTATTATATATGAACAGCTCTTCAAAGATTTAGAATTTTCTAAAGAATTCTCCACTTTTTCTAACTACGAAGATGTAAAACAAGAAAAAATAGATTTTTTCTTCAGTTTTGGTGGAGACGGAACCATTCTAAATGCCTTAAATTTTATCAAAGAATTAGAAATTCCTATCATCGGTGTAAACACGGGTAGATTAGGGTTTTTGGCAAGTTTTTCTAAAGAAGAAATCTTCAGTCACATAGACGAAATCATCACCAAAGAAATGAATTTGAGCAAAAGAAGCGTTTTGCACGTTACTTCTTCTGGTACTCCTATTGATTTCCCTTATGCACTAAATGATTTGAGCGTTTCTAGAAACGAAACCACTTCTATGATTACCATAGAAACGCACATTAATGAGCAATTTCTTACGTATTATTGGGGAGATGGTTTAATTATTTCTACACCTACTGGTTCTACAGCGTACTCACTGAGTTGTGGTGGCCCTATTATTTCACCAGGAAACGGAATTCTTTCGCTTACGCCAATTGCGCCTCACAACCTTAACGTGAGACCAATTGTTTTAAGAGACGATATAGAAATTACCTTAAAAGTTGAAAGCAGAGTGCCACAATATTCTCTTTCTCTAGATTCTAGACTCTATCACATGAAAAATGATGATGTGATTACGGTAAAAAAAGCCGACTTCCAACTGATCTTAATGCACCCAAAAGACTTGAGCTTTTTCAAAACTTTAAGGCAGAAATTGCTGTGGGGCAAAGACAAAAGAAATTAGTATTAATAGCATAAAATTCACTAAATTTACATTTCGAAATTTACATTTAACAATCAATAATAAAACAAAAGAAAAATGAGCAGAAAATTTCCGGCAGGTGTTGCCACAGGTTCATTAGTATCAGAAATTTTTGCACACGCAAAAGAAAATAATTACGCACTTCCTGCAGTAAACGTAGTAGGTTCTAGCAACATAAACGCTACTATGGAAACAGCAGTTAAATTAAACGCTCCAGTAATTATTCAGTTTTCAAACGGAG contains the following coding sequences:
- a CDS encoding DUF3127 domain-containing protein encodes the protein MELQGTVKKIFDTQTFASGFQKREMVLLTQEQYPQPISIEFLSDKINLLDNVSEGETVKLGINIRGREWTNPQGEVKYFNSITAWRLEKVADNGAQPTYAAPSATATPATTNENPFADEGDDDLPF
- the aat gene encoding leucyl/phenylalanyl-tRNA--protein transferase, yielding MFLLDSEEIAFPDPALYDFDGGLLAMGGDLSPERIWFAYQNGIFPWFNPEDDILWWCPDPRFVLFPEDLKISKSMKKILREGKFTFTENKCFEEVMKNCQAAERKGQDGTWITDEMIKAYSNLHRFGKAKSIEVWENDELVGGLYGVDLGHVFCGESMFAKVSNASKAGFIYFVEKYKNQYELIDCQVHTEHLASLGAKEIPKREFLKILKQNFSDENVK
- a CDS encoding DMT family transporter, which codes for MNPEKEKWILLILLSLIWGSSFILIKKSLEHFNPYQVGALRVLISGVLLSPIALLNIKKFPKSHLKWLIIAALCGNFIPMFLFPIAETKVSSSIAGIINSTMPLFVIIVGAAFWKTKTTPRQILGIVISFFGVILLMNSGHDNNTELLFYIGLLLFAAFLYAVSVTTVGAKLTHIPAKLLSSFVFFYVLFLPSLLALYFSNFFHEFSFTRENMIGLGFVATLSIFGTGLAMMLQYRLMSVSNPLFASTVTLLMPIVAVAWGIIDGESFTFLQGIGGAIILGGLIFLRKKKS
- a CDS encoding CBS domain-containing protein; amino-acid sequence: MLISEYISKDFPAFEVDSSAEEALEIASEFGFTHVFVQKNNLFLGGICKEFLEENPDKNLEELLIHIERFAILEGGTVLDTVKLFYTFNANIIPIINKNEEYLGYIAYDDVFNELSKYPLFSENGAVLTVETNLKSFSMTEIAKIVESNNSKFYGAFISHVNDDVIQVTMKINHDNLSSIDETFDRFGYHVVHKFYNDEKEELIKDRYQYFQKYLEF
- a CDS encoding NAD kinase, which encodes MKAAIYSQKKDLDTFLYLSKFISELNKRGVKAIIYEQLFKDLEFSKEFSTFSNYEDVKQEKIDFFFSFGGDGTILNALNFIKELEIPIIGVNTGRLGFLASFSKEEIFSHIDEIITKEMNLSKRSVLHVTSSGTPIDFPYALNDLSVSRNETTSMITIETHINEQFLTYYWGDGLIISTPTGSTAYSLSCGGPIISPGNGILSLTPIAPHNLNVRPIVLRDDIEITLKVESRVPQYSLSLDSRLYHMKNDDVITVKKADFQLILMHPKDLSFFKTLRQKLLWGKDKRN